Below is a genomic region from Actinomycetota bacterium.
CGAGGGAGCGGTGCCGAACAGGCCGGGGTGGGTGATGCCGGTGTAGCGGATGCCGGGCAGGTGCCTTGAGGTGGCCTGCTGGCCGTGGAAGTCCCAGATCGCCTTGTAGGCGTCGGGGTAGTACTCGGTGAGGAAGCCGCCGGCGTTGGTCTTGGCGAAGATGCCGGTGTAGCCCCAGCCCTGGCCCGGGGCCGGCCCCGTCTCCTGGGGGACCGGGCCGAGGTCGAGGATGTCGACGACCAGCAGGTCGCCGGGTTCGGCGCCCTGGATCTCGACGGGCCCGCTGAGCATGTGGGCGTGGGTGAGGTCGACGTCGCGGACGTCGTTGGCCGAGTCGTTGTTGCCGAGCTGGGCGTCGGTCCACTCGCGGCACTCGACCCGGAACTCGCTGCCGGGCCGCACCGAGGCGGCGGGAGGGATGTCGGGGTGCCAGCGGTTGTGACCGGGGACGGCCTGGTCGCGCATGGACTTGGACTGGTCGACGCTGAAGACCACTTCCGGCATGTCGATCCCTCCTCGTGCGGGGTCGCTAGCGGCGGGGCAGGGCGGCTTGGCGGGGGTCGGCGGGGGCGCGCCGCCGGACCGGCCGCGGCGGGACCTTGCGCACCACCTCGGGGTGGTCGGCGCTGGCCTCCTGGCGTTCCAGGGCGCCGGCCAGGGCCGCCTGGACGCGGCGGACCGGCAGGGCCGAGAACTGGCGCCGGCCCTCCCGGCGGCACGCCGGGCAGGCGGCGGAGGGGGTGGCGCTCCCCATCGAGCGGCGGACGGTGAACGGCCCGCAGGCCGGGCAGCGATACTCGTACTCGGTCACCAGGTCACCTCCGTGGGGGGCCTGTCCGAGAGATAGCGCGTGCTGAGAATAATTTCTTGAGAAAGTATTGACCGCTTCCCGACGGGCCTGTCAAGCCCTCGTCGGGGTGAGCTGGTCGAGGACCTCGAAGTCCATGCTGTCGGCCCTGGCCAGGTAGACCCGCTGCTCGAGGTGGCGGCCACGCAGCTGCACGGCGCCTCGCGGCCCGTCGTAGCCGACGGTGTCGGCGACCGCGCAGATGCGGTCGACGTCCAGGCTCCGGGCCCGCCGGATGAGCTGGACCAGCAGGCGCACGCCCTCGTAGCAGGACTCGCCGAGGC
It encodes:
- a CDS encoding acetamidase/formamidase family protein encodes the protein MPEVVFSVDQSKSMRDQAVPGHNRWHPDIPPAASVRPGSEFRVECREWTDAQLGNNDSANDVRDVDLTHAHMLSGPVEIQGAEPGDLLVVDILDLGPVPQETGPAPGQGWGYTGIFAKTNAGGFLTEYYPDAYKAIWDFHGQQATSRHLPGIRYTGITHPGLFGTAPS
- a CDS encoding FmdB family zinc ribbon protein — its product is MTEYEYRCPACGPFTVRRSMGSATPSAACPACRREGRRQFSALPVRRVQAALAGALERQEASADHPEVVRKVPPRPVRRRAPADPRQAALPRR